One window of the Rosa rugosa chromosome 3, drRosRugo1.1, whole genome shotgun sequence genome contains the following:
- the LOC133735617 gene encoding probable magnesium transporter NIPA6 isoform X1 codes for MGVSENSIGLILAMASSAFIGCSFILKKKGLKRAAAAGTRAGVGGYTYLLEPLWWAGMITMIVGEVANFIAYVYAPAVLVTPLGALSIIVSAVLAHFLLKERLQKMGIVGCVTCIVGSVVIVIHAPQEHTLSSVLEIWTLATQPAFLIYVAATLSLVLALVLHFEPRHGLTNILVYLGICSLMGSLTVVSIKAIGIAIKLTLEGVSQIAYPQTWFFLTVAVICVVTQLNYLNKALDTFSATIVAPVYYVMFTTLTIIASVIMFKDWSGQDASSIASEICGFITVLSGTIILHATRDQEPPPPQGTVTWYISGDSMKASEDEDLIALHDSDFLEP; via the exons atgggggtGTCAGAGAATTCGATAGGTCTGATACTAGCCATGGCCTCCAGCGCCTTCATAGGCTGCAGCTTCATCTTGAAGAAGAAAGGCCTCAAgcgcgccgccgccgccggaaCTCGAGCAG GCGTTGGGGGATATACTTATTTGTTAGAGCCATTATGGTGGGCGGGCATGATCACCA TGATTGTTGGAGAGGTTGCGAATTTCATTGCTTATGTATATGCGCCGGCAGTTCTTGTAACTCCACTTGGTGCATTGAGTATAATAGTCAG TGCTGTCTTGGCGCACTTCTTGTTGAAGGAAAGGCTGCAGAAAATGGGGATTGTGGGATGTGTTACGTGCATTGTGGGATCAGTGGTTATTGTGATCCATGCGCCTCAGGAGCATACTCTGAGTTCTGTACTGGAAATATGGACTCTTGCGACTCAACCAG CCTTTCTAATTTACGTCGCAGCTACACTTTCCCTGGTATTAGCTTTGGTTTTGCATTTTGAACCTCGCCATGGGCTAACAAACATACTAGTCTACTTGGGAATCTGTTCTTTGATGGGTTCACTGACG GTTGTAAGCATAAAGGCCATTGGAATTGCAATAAAGCTTACTCTTGAGGGAGTAAGTCAAATAGCTTATCCTCAGACTTGGTTTTTTCTGACCGTTGCAGTAATCTGCGTCGTTACACAGTTGAATTACCTCAACAAG GCTTTGGATACCTTCAGTGCAACTATTGTTGCTCCAGTATATTATGTGATGTTCACAACTCTGACCATTATTGCTAGTGTAATAATGTTCAAG GATTGGTCTGGTCAGGACGCAAGCAGCATAGCCTCTGAAATTTGTGGATTCATTACTGTACTGTCAGGAACCATTATACTCCATGCCACCAGAGATCAGGAACCACCTCCTCCGCAAG
- the LOC133735617 gene encoding probable magnesium transporter NIPA6 isoform X2 — protein sequence MGVSENSIGLILAMASSAFIGCSFILKKKGLKRAAAAGTRAGVGGYTYLLEPLWWAGMITMIVGEVANFIAYVYAPAVLVTPLGALSIIVSAVLAHFLLKERLQKMGIVGCVTCIVGSVVIVIHAPQEHTLSSVLEIWTLATQPAFLIYVAATLSLVLALVLHFEPRHGLTNILVYLGICSLMGSLTVVSIKAIGIAIKLTLEGVSQIAYPQTWFFLTVAVICVVTQLNYLNKEAQFPAWMSRW from the exons atgggggtGTCAGAGAATTCGATAGGTCTGATACTAGCCATGGCCTCCAGCGCCTTCATAGGCTGCAGCTTCATCTTGAAGAAGAAAGGCCTCAAgcgcgccgccgccgccggaaCTCGAGCAG GCGTTGGGGGATATACTTATTTGTTAGAGCCATTATGGTGGGCGGGCATGATCACCA TGATTGTTGGAGAGGTTGCGAATTTCATTGCTTATGTATATGCGCCGGCAGTTCTTGTAACTCCACTTGGTGCATTGAGTATAATAGTCAG TGCTGTCTTGGCGCACTTCTTGTTGAAGGAAAGGCTGCAGAAAATGGGGATTGTGGGATGTGTTACGTGCATTGTGGGATCAGTGGTTATTGTGATCCATGCGCCTCAGGAGCATACTCTGAGTTCTGTACTGGAAATATGGACTCTTGCGACTCAACCAG CCTTTCTAATTTACGTCGCAGCTACACTTTCCCTGGTATTAGCTTTGGTTTTGCATTTTGAACCTCGCCATGGGCTAACAAACATACTAGTCTACTTGGGAATCTGTTCTTTGATGGGTTCACTGACG GTTGTAAGCATAAAGGCCATTGGAATTGCAATAAAGCTTACTCTTGAGGGAGTAAGTCAAATAGCTTATCCTCAGACTTGGTTTTTTCTGACCGTTGCAGTAATCTGCGTCGTTACACAGTTGAATTACCTCAACAAG GAGGCCCAGTTTCCGGCCTGGATGAGCCGGTGGTAG